The sequence TCCCAGGGATATCAGGATCGGGACGAGGAGGTTCTCCTCGATGATTTCGACATCGCCCACGTCTGAGACCTCCTGGCTGACGACACTGACCGACCCTATGCTTCCAACGGGAGATCCTCTCAACCTCAAATCGAAGGAGTGCGTCCCAGGTGCGAATTGGAACTGGAATGACCCATTGCTCCTAGAGGTCGCCCAGACCCTTCCGTCCTTCTCGATCGTGACACCCTCGACAGGATTGCCCATCGTGTCGACGGCCCTTCCCATGATCGTTCCAGGTGTCAGCAATGTGATGAGGTCGCCGCTCCTCTCCTCTGAGAAGTTCAGCAGATCATTGACAAAGGCGGGATTGTGGGCGCCGCCACTGCCGTCTGCAACAACGAAGGTGAGCGAGTAGTTCGCCTCGTCGTAGAACCCGGCAGCGATCTGTATGGTACCTTCTGAGAACCCGTAGGAGGGCGCGTCCTCGATCGATCCCTTTGCGAGAACGACCTTCTTCTGCACCTCGATGATCCTGGTCCACGTCTCCGACCTCCATTGGGCAATCTGTGCCTGCGCCAGCTCGGGCGAGTATATGGGCGGAACGGTGGAGTGGCATTCGACGCACGCCTCTGGCTTCTGTGCAAAACTGTGTCCCGTGATGTTATTGGACTTATCCATGTATATGTGGCAGTCGGCGCACTCAACATCGGGCATGAAAGCCTCGCCGAGTATCGGTGCCCCGCTTCTACCATCCCTCATCGAGGACTGAGGGTGAAAAATCGGATCGCCGGGAATCGCCGCATCAGGGTTGTGACACCTGTCGCAGAGCTCGTCTTTCGGCCATCTCAGCTGGTTTGGATTCGCTGCGTTGTGAGGGTCGTGGCACAGTGCACACGTAACCGCGTATTCGGCGGATTGAATCGTGGGTTTGGATGAGATGTCCGCCAGAACGTAGTCCGCAGAGTGGCACTCCAGACAGGAGTCCTCCGCGGCTCCAGTAGCCCCCTTCAGACTCACGAGAGACATGGAATGACCGCTCTGATTCCATTCCTCGAAGTATGGGTGATGCTCCTCCTGATGGCAGATGGCCCCGCACACGGCGGCGGAATAGCTCATTTGGATGTCCGCGGGGTTTTCCGTAATCACGTGATCCGAGCCCGGGCCGTGACAGGCTTCGCACTGGATTCCTCTCATACTGACGGGCAAATCCGTCGTCGGGTCGAAGCCTCCGTGAGCCACATCCCCGTGACCAGTCACGTGACACTTCTCGCACGCCTCAACCTTCAACGGCGAGGCGCTCAGATTGTCCCAGGCATCAGGATGATGGGTGGCCGACCAGCCCGCGTAGGACGGGGCGTGACAGGTCTGGCAGGAGTCGGAGCCAACGTAGTCCGCGGGGGATCTAGTTCCCGTCTCATCGGCGAGGGCGCCGAGTTGGTAGAACACCGCGAGCAGTATGGCGACAAAGACTATGGGAAGGACGACCAGCACGAGCCTTTTCTTGTCCATCAATTCCACACAGGTACGACTTTCTCCATGATATTTAACGCTTTCTGAGCACGATTTCCCATTCGCACCACAAATCCTCGGGACGCTTGTCAGGAGGGCAGACGTTGCATCTGACTTCCGCATCGGGATTGAGCTCCTTCGCGAATGATTCCATGAAGCCCATGCGGACTCCCTTGCACGGGAATTCGTCCAGGCCCTTCCTCGCGCGGGTCGTCTGGACACGGCAGTTCCTGTTCCGAATCACTGCTCGGTCATCGTGGACCTCAACCTCCTTGTCCTCGATGTCCAACGCCCAGCTGGAGAGCTTCATGGCATGCATGAGAGCCTCGATGTCGTCACCGTGGATGTTGAACCTCTTCCGCAGTCTCCTCGCCTCTATCCTCCCCATCCCCCTCCAGACCTCGGCGTCGACCTCCGTGGCGGTCTGGGTTCCAAACCGGTCCTCTATCCCGAGGAAATAGAGACCGTCCACGGCGAAGAGGTTCCTCAGATGGAGGAAAAGGAGTTCCATGAGGTCTTCCTTGGGCATTCCAGATAGCATCTCTCTGTCCGATTCACGTCCGCTCACCATGCGCTTCCTCCCTCGATTTCTCGTGCTTTCCTCCAACACCAATGGATGCGTGGTAGATGCCAGTTTTGGTTCCGATCTCCAAGTCATTGTCGGAATCACACACGAACGAGCTCCCGAATCAAACGAACATATTTATTCAGGCAGGCATTCACAGAAGCGAGGAGGCTCGGGAGCGGAATCATGACGTTGGGCAAGACGTTCAGGAGGACCGGGAAGTACAGCAAGGAGTACAGACGCCGGCTCGTGATCTTCGTGAACCGCATAATCGAGCGAGCGAACGAGTCCATCGACGTCATCGACGGTCTGGCCGATATCTTGGAGGAGGCTCGCCAGGACGTCTTCAGAGGGGGGGAGTACCTGAGCGGCTATCCCTTCGTGCTTCTGAAGCTGGGACACATCGAGTTCGACGGGAAGGATAGGAAGTTCAGACTTCGTGATGAGAACTACCCGGAGCCGTCGGAAGCCAATGTCATGTACGTCACCAGGAGAATAAAGACAGCTCTAGAGAGAAACGAGAATCTCAGGTACGTGAGGCCGAAATCGATAAAGTCGAAATATGTGAAGCTCCAGAACGTTGCGACTTCTCTTGCCA comes from Candidatus Thermoplasmatota archaeon and encodes:
- a CDS encoding ammonia-forming cytochrome c nitrite reductase subunit c552 translates to MDKKRLVLVVLPIVFVAILLAVFYQLGALADETGTRSPADYVGSDSCQTCHAPSYAGWSATHHPDAWDNLSASPLKVEACEKCHVTGHGDVAHGGFDPTTDLPVSMRGIQCEACHGPGSDHVITENPADIQMSYSAAVCGAICHQEEHHPYFEEWNQSGHSMSLVSLKGATGAAEDSCLECHSADYVLADISSKPTIQSAEYAVTCALCHDPHNAANPNQLRWPKDELCDRCHNPDAAIPGDPIFHPQSSMRDGRSGAPILGEAFMPDVECADCHIYMDKSNNITGHSFAQKPEACVECHSTVPPIYSPELAQAQIAQWRSETWTRIIEVQKKVVLAKGSIEDAPSYGFSEGTIQIAAGFYDEANYSLTFVVADGSGGAHNPAFVNDLLNFSEERSGDLITLLTPGTIMGRAVDTMGNPVEGVTIEKDGRVWATSRSNGSFQFQFAPGTHSFDLRLRGSPVGSIGSVSVVSQEVSDVGDVEIIEENLLVPILISLGAIIRLSLIVIYLLFKKKGTGPKEEDL
- a CDS encoding DUF6125 family protein; this translates as MVSGRESDREMLSGMPKEDLMELLFLHLRNLFAVDGLYFLGIEDRFGTQTATEVDAEVWRGMGRIEARRLRKRFNIHGDDIEALMHAMKLSSWALDIEDKEVEVHDDRAVIRNRNCRVQTTRARKGLDEFPCKGVRMGFMESFAKELNPDAEVRCNVCPPDKRPEDLWCEWEIVLRKR